In the genome of Rhizobium rhizogenes, one region contains:
- a CDS encoding DUF6088 family protein — translation MTRLTEQIQAYAAGLPEGSPVSAKGLLHLGNRAAVDQALSRLTERGQLIRAGRGVYLCPVTSRFGTRAPSVEQAVEALATQKGEIIVSNGAAAANALGLTTQVPVRSVYLTSGRSRKMHLGKQVVELRHAPRWQLALANRPAGEAVRALAWLGPEKAETALKTLKRKLPPVAFGELVAAAPQLPTWLAQSVGKAAYG, via the coding sequence ATGACTCGGCTGACGGAACAGATTCAAGCGTATGCGGCGGGATTGCCCGAAGGCTCCCCTGTGTCTGCTAAGGGCTTGCTCCACCTCGGAAATCGCGCCGCTGTGGATCAGGCTTTGTCGCGTTTGACCGAGCGCGGCCAGCTCATTCGTGCCGGTCGCGGCGTCTATCTTTGTCCCGTCACGAGTCGATTTGGCACCCGAGCGCCTTCAGTTGAGCAGGCCGTAGAGGCTCTAGCGACCCAAAAAGGAGAGATTATCGTCTCGAACGGGGCCGCCGCGGCAAACGCTCTTGGCCTGACGACACAGGTGCCGGTGCGGTCAGTCTATCTGACATCTGGGCGTAGCCGAAAAATGCACCTCGGCAAACAGGTCGTTGAATTGCGGCACGCGCCGCGCTGGCAATTGGCTCTGGCTAACCGGCCGGCGGGAGAAGCTGTCCGGGCACTGGCCTGGCTCGGCCCGGAGAAGGCTGAAACTGCCCTCAAGACGCTGAAACGGAAGTTGCCGCCTGTTGCGTTCGGCGAACTGGTCGCCGCCGCGCCTCAGCTTCCGACATGGCTCGCGCAGAGCGTCGGAAAGGCCGCTTATGGCTGA
- the guaA gene encoding glutamine-hydrolyzing GMP synthase has product MTQIAHPDSILIIDFGSQVTQLIARRIREAGVYCEIHPFQNAAEAFEKLQPKGVIFSGGPASVTAEGSPRAPQAVFDSKVPILGICYGQQTLCTQLGGVVEGGHAAEFGRADIDIKKASPLFDGFWEQGKSYPVWMSHGDRVTKLPEGFEVIATSENAPFAIAADETRHYYTTMFHPEVVHTPDGGKLLSNFVHKIVGLKSDWTMAAYRAEMIRKIRDQVGTGRVLCALSGGVDSSVAAILIHEAIGDQLTCVYVDHGLMRLGESEQVVGMFRDHYNIPLVHVDAADLFLGELSGVSDPEAKRKTIGRLFIEVFEAEAAKIAADGKGAPKFLAQGTLYPDVIESVSFSGGPSVTIKSHHNVGGLPERMNMQLVEPLRELFKDEVRALGRELGLPESFIGRHPFPGPGLAIRCPGAITREKLDILRKADAIYLDEIRKAGLYDTIWQAFAVLLPVQTVGVMGDYRTYDFVCALRAVTSVDGMTADFYPYDMNFLGRAATRIINEVRGINRVVYDVTSKPPGTIEWE; this is encoded by the coding sequence ATGACCCAGATAGCCCATCCCGACAGCATTCTCATCATCGATTTCGGCAGCCAGGTGACGCAGCTGATTGCGCGCCGCATCCGCGAAGCCGGGGTCTATTGCGAAATCCATCCGTTCCAGAATGCCGCAGAGGCGTTCGAGAAGCTGCAGCCCAAGGGCGTGATCTTCTCCGGCGGCCCCGCATCCGTGACAGCGGAAGGCAGCCCGCGCGCACCGCAGGCGGTGTTCGACAGCAAGGTTCCGATCCTCGGCATCTGCTACGGCCAGCAAACGCTCTGCACGCAGCTCGGCGGCGTGGTCGAGGGCGGCCATGCGGCGGAATTCGGCCGTGCCGATATCGACATCAAGAAGGCAAGCCCGCTGTTCGACGGCTTCTGGGAACAGGGCAAGAGCTATCCGGTCTGGATGAGCCATGGCGACCGCGTGACGAAGCTGCCGGAAGGTTTCGAGGTCATCGCGACCTCCGAGAACGCACCTTTCGCCATCGCAGCCGACGAGACGCGCCACTATTACACCACCATGTTCCACCCGGAAGTGGTGCACACGCCTGACGGCGGCAAACTGCTGTCCAACTTCGTGCACAAGATCGTCGGGTTGAAATCCGACTGGACGATGGCCGCCTATCGCGCCGAAATGATCCGCAAGATTCGCGATCAGGTCGGCACCGGCCGCGTGCTCTGCGCACTCTCCGGCGGCGTCGATTCCTCGGTTGCGGCCATCCTCATCCATGAAGCGATCGGCGACCAGCTGACCTGCGTTTACGTCGACCACGGCCTGATGCGGCTTGGCGAAAGCGAGCAGGTCGTCGGCATGTTCCGCGACCACTACAATATTCCGCTTGTTCATGTTGACGCCGCCGATCTGTTCCTCGGCGAACTCTCGGGCGTTTCCGATCCGGAAGCAAAGCGCAAGACCATCGGCCGTCTGTTCATCGAAGTCTTCGAGGCTGAAGCGGCCAAGATTGCCGCCGATGGCAAGGGTGCGCCGAAGTTCCTGGCGCAGGGCACGCTTTACCCTGACGTCATCGAAAGCGTTTCCTTCTCCGGCGGCCCTTCGGTCACCATCAAGAGCCACCACAATGTCGGCGGTCTTCCCGAGCGGATGAACATGCAGCTCGTCGAGCCGCTGCGTGAGCTTTTCAAGGATGAGGTCCGCGCGCTTGGCCGCGAACTCGGCCTGCCGGAAAGCTTCATCGGCCGCCATCCCTTCCCCGGCCCGGGTCTGGCGATCCGCTGCCCCGGCGCGATCACCCGCGAGAAGCTCGATATTCTGCGCAAGGCGGATGCGATCTATCTCGACGAAATCCGCAAGGCCGGTCTCTATGACACCATCTGGCAGGCCTTTGCTGTGCTGCTGCCGGTGCAGACCGTCGGCGTCATGGGCGACTACCGCACCTATGACTTCGTTTGCGCGCTGCGCGCGGTGACGTCGGTGGATGGCATGACGGCGGATTTCTATCCCTACGACATGAACTTCCTTGGCCGTGCGGCAACCCGCATCATCAATGAAGTGCGCGGTATTAACCGTGTCGTCTACGACGTGACCAGCAAGCCGCCGGGTACGATCGAGTGGGAATGA
- a CDS encoding 5'-methylthioadenosine/S-adenosylhomocysteine nucleosidase (Enables the cleavage of the glycosidic bond in both 5'-methylthioadenosine and S-adenosylhomocysteine), with the protein MSYRLLHVADKSVLFVMAASAEYGPHLQARIAPLMIGVGPVEAAISVTAVLAGLDAADHLPDLVVSLGSAGSRTLEQTGIYQAISVSYRDMDASPFGFEKGRTPFLDLPAEVALPFRIPDIAEARLSTGGNVVSGAAYGSIDADMVEMETFAVLRACQRFGVPLVGLRGISDGKADVNHVDDWTEYLHIIDEKLADAIDRLCRAIEEGVIAL; encoded by the coding sequence ATGAGCTACCGGCTTTTGCATGTCGCAGATAAATCCGTTCTTTTCGTCATGGCGGCCTCGGCCGAATATGGTCCTCACCTGCAGGCAAGAATTGCCCCCCTCATGATCGGCGTCGGCCCGGTTGAGGCGGCGATTTCGGTAACGGCGGTTCTTGCCGGTCTCGATGCGGCGGATCATCTGCCTGATCTCGTCGTTTCACTCGGCTCAGCCGGCTCGCGCACACTGGAACAGACCGGCATCTATCAGGCGATTTCGGTGTCCTATCGCGACATGGACGCCTCCCCCTTCGGCTTTGAAAAGGGGCGCACGCCGTTTCTCGACCTGCCGGCCGAAGTGGCGCTCCCCTTCCGCATACCCGATATTGCCGAGGCGCGACTTTCCACCGGCGGCAACGTGGTTTCCGGCGCTGCCTATGGCTCGATCGATGCCGATATGGTGGAAATGGAGACCTTTGCCGTTTTGAGGGCCTGCCAGCGTTTCGGTGTGCCACTCGTCGGCCTGCGCGGTATTTCCGATGGCAAGGCGGATGTGAACCACGTGGACGACTGGACGGAGTATCTGCATATCATCGACGAAAAGCTGGCAGATGCTATCGACCGGCTTTGCCGCGCCATTGAGGAGGGCGTGATCGCCCTTTGA
- a CDS encoding PaaI family thioesterase: MEITDPGDFRQRIERSFARQGVVQAIDAEISRIEHRLVEIELPFHEKLTQQHGILHAGVIAAGLDTACTYAAYTIIEPEASLLTIEFKVNLMSPGRGERFLFRGEIIKPGNNLIVADGRAYALADGPAKLIASMTGTMMVVKGREDITG; this comes from the coding sequence ATGGAGATCACAGATCCCGGCGATTTTCGTCAGCGGATAGAAAGAAGCTTTGCGCGACAGGGCGTGGTGCAGGCCATCGATGCTGAGATAAGCCGCATCGAACATCGGCTGGTGGAAATCGAACTGCCCTTCCATGAAAAACTGACCCAGCAGCATGGCATATTGCATGCCGGCGTCATCGCCGCCGGTCTGGATACGGCCTGTACCTATGCCGCCTATACGATCATCGAGCCGGAAGCCTCGCTTTTGACCATCGAGTTCAAGGTCAATCTCATGTCGCCCGGCCGCGGTGAGCGGTTCCTGTTTCGCGGCGAAATCATCAAACCCGGCAACAACCTGATCGTCGCCGATGGCCGCGCCTATGCGCTGGCCGACGGGCCGGCAAAACTGATCGCCTCCATGACGGGTACGATGATGGTGGTGAAGGGACGCGAGGATATTACCGGATGA
- a CDS encoding TspO/MBR family protein encodes MKNLTVYVVFVVVVVAIGALIGVNNVPGEWYQSLQKPFFNPPNWIFGPVWTTLYVLIGIAGARTWIRKRMGTRMRLWFTQMALNFLWSPIFFGMPSPAGALIIIIPMLVCILAFIALTYRRDRISMWLFVPYALWVAFATVLNASIGILN; translated from the coding sequence AAACCTGACCGTGTACGTTGTTTTTGTGGTTGTCGTCGTTGCCATCGGGGCGCTGATCGGCGTCAACAATGTGCCGGGGGAATGGTATCAGTCGCTGCAGAAACCATTCTTCAATCCGCCCAACTGGATCTTCGGCCCGGTCTGGACCACGCTTTACGTGCTGATCGGTATCGCCGGCGCACGCACATGGATCAGGAAGCGGATGGGAACGCGCATGCGCCTCTGGTTCACCCAGATGGCGCTGAATTTCCTGTGGTCGCCGATCTTTTTCGGCATGCCGAGCCCGGCGGGTGCCCTGATCATCATCATTCCGATGCTGGTGTGCATTTTGGCGTTCATAGCCCTTACCTATCGCCGTGACCGCATATCCATGTGGCTTTTCGTGCCCTATGCGTTGTGGGTTGCCTTTGCCACGGTGCTCAATGCAAGCATCGGCATCCTGAACTAA